The Primulina eburnea isolate SZY01 chromosome 8, ASM2296580v1, whole genome shotgun sequence genome contains a region encoding:
- the LOC140838504 gene encoding uncharacterized protein — protein MSKRILKIAFFLPTPIASSFQCCYRFLSTDYNLQGLIGPQEIGVSEATTNSPAQNISAQDFSFLRDSISEAKLEDLESRKCSKDAFSIISALKNYNDQLGEKSQKFLRQFREKLDENLVIDVLINVQNSELGVKFFMWAGRQIGYTHTSAVYDALLELLGCNKNDDRVPDYYFLELKDNDREVLGTLLNVLIRKCCHNGKWNLALQELGRLKDFGFKPSRLTYNALIRVFLDAGKLDSAFLLYREMSHSGFKMHIDILGRFVYLLCKMGKWRDALNLIDEEEAVPDTVIYTKMIMGLCEGSLFEEAMEFLNRMRADACVPNVVTYKILLCGCLNKGKLGRCKRILSMMITEGCYPSPKVFCSLVYAYCKSGDHAYAYKLLKKMEDCGFKPGYLVYNIFVGNICGSEKLPSPEVFDLAEKAYSEMVDSGIVLNRVNVSNFARCLCEAGKPEKAYGVISEMVRNGFIVEAGTYNKIIGFLCDCSKVDKAFLLFQEMKKNGTIPNVHTYSILIDRFCKAGLIHQARRWFDEMMREGCSPNVVTYTAIIHAYLKARKISKANELFELMLSQGCSPNIVTFTALIDGYCKAGDLSKACAIYEKMRGNGDVHDLHLYFEIADDKSKEPNVITYGALIDGLCKAHKVEEARNLLDTMIASDCEPNEVVYDALIDGFCKVGKLDEAQEVFGKMSEHGYSPNVYTYSSLIDRLFKDKRLDLALKVLAKMLECSCPPNVVTYTEMIDGLCKVGKTDEAYKLMLMMEEKGCHPNVVTYTAMIDGFGKAGKIDRSLELVQEMVGKGCAPNYITYRVLINHCCGADRLDEAYQLLQEMKQIHWPSYTANYHKVVEGYSKELILSLQLVDEIGKDDSTPLAPAYKILIDSFQKAGRLEIAFELLKEFKLSPISSSAAMNVYSSLIGSLCSSHRVDKAFELYADMMERGEIPELSVFVDLIKGLMKADRWADALLLSESLCYMDVRWLSKEYALEES, from the exons ATGAGCAAAAGAATACTCAAAATTGCTTTCTTCTTGCCAACGCCTATCGCCTCCTCATTCCAGTGCTGCTACAGATTTCTAAGCACTGATTATAATCTCCAAGGATTGATAGGCCCTCAAGAAATCGGCGTCTCTGAGGCAACTACGAACTCTCCGGCCCAAAATATTTCAGCTCAAGACTTTTCATTTTTAAGGGATTCCATTTCCGAAGCTAAACTCGAAGACTTGGAGTCGCGTAAGTGTTCAAAGGATGCGTTTTCGATAATATCtgcattaaaaaattataatgatCAGTTGGGAGAGAAATCCCAGAAATTCTTGAGACAGTTTAGAGAGAAACTGGATGAGAACTTAGTGATTGATGTTTTAATAAATGTTCAAAATTCGGAATTGGGTGTCAAGTTTTTCATGTGGGCCGGCAGGCAAATAGGATATACTCATACTTCAGCTGTTTATGACGCTTTGCTAGAGCTGCTAGGTTGCAATAAGAACGACGACCGAGTTCCGGATTATTATTTCCTTGAACTGAAGGACAATGACAGGGAAGTGCTTGGGACGTTACTTAATGTGTTGATTCGCAAGTGTTGCCATAATGGGAAGTGGAATTTGGCTTTACAGGAGTTGGGGAGGCTCAAGGATTTTGGGTTCAAACCATCAAGATTGACTTACAACGCGTTGATCCGGGTGTTCTTGGATGCAGGCAAGTTGGATTCTGCTTTTCTGCTTTATAGGGAGATGTCTCATTCTGGCTTTAAGATGCACATTGATATTTTAGGCCGTTTTGTGTATCTTTTGTGTAAAATGGGGAAATGGAGGGATGCCCTTAATTTAATCGATGAGGAAGAGGCCGTCCCTGATACCGTGATTTATACAAAAATGATTATGGGGTTGTGCGAGGGTTCTCTTTTTGAAGAGGCTATGGAATTTTTGAATAGGATGCGGGCTGATGCGTGTGTTCCTAATGTTGTAACATACAAAATTTTACTTTGTGGATGCCTGAATAAGGGGAAGTTGGGAAGGTGTAAACGAATTCTTAGCATGATGATTACAGAAGGTTGTTATCCAAGTCCAAAAGTTTTCTGTTCTCTTGTCTATGCCTACTGCAAATCTGGGGACCATGCCTATGCCTACAAATTGCTCAAGAAAATGGAGGATTGCGGTTTTAAGCCTGGTTATCTTGTGTACAACATATTCGTTGGAAATATTTGTGGCAGCGAGAAATTGCCGAGTCCAGAAGTGTTCGATTTAGCTGAAAAAGCTTATAGTGAGATGGTTGATTCTGGAATAGTACTTAACAGAGTCAATGTTAGCAATTTTGCCCGTTGCCTTTGTGAGGCTGGGAAGCCTGAGAAAGCGTATGGTGTAATTTCTGAAATGGTGCGTAATGGATTCATAGTGGAAGCTGGCACATATAACAAAATCATTGGTTTTCTCTGTGATTGCTCAAAAGTAGACAAAgcttttttattatttcaggaAATGAAAAAGAATGGCACCATCCCAAATGTCCACACTTACTCAATTTTGATCGACAGGTTCTGTAAAGCTGGCCTCATTCATCAAGCTCGTCGCTGGTTTGATGAGATGATGAGGGAGGGATGTAGCCCCAACGTGGTGACATATACTGCAATTATACATGCTTACCTTAAAGCAAGAAAAATATCCAAAGCAAATGAGTTATTTGAGCTGATGCTGTCACAAGGATGTTCCCCAAATATTGTCACTTTTACTGCTTTGATTGACGGGTACTGCAAAGCTGGAGATTTATCGAAGGCTTGCGCAATTTACGAAAAAATGAGGGGTAATGGAGATGTCCATGATTTACATCTTTATTTTGAAATTGCTGATGACAAAAGCAAGGAGCCTAATGTTATAACATACGGAGCTTTGATTGATGGTTTATGCAAAGCGCACAAAGTTGAAGAGGCCCGCAATCTTTTGGATACCATGATAGCCAGTGACTGTGAGCCTAATGAGGTTGTTTATGATGCGCTTATTGATGGATTTTGCAAGGTTGGCAAGCTAGATGAAGCGCAGGAAGTATTTGGCAAGATGTCAGAACATGGATACAGTCCCAATGTTTATACCTACAGCTCCTTAATTGATAGATTGTTTAAAGATAAACGATTGGATCTTGCTTTAAAAGTATTGGCAAAAATGCTTGAATGTTCCTGCCCTCCCAATGTTGTTACATACACAGAGATGATTGATGGTCTCTGTAAAGTTGGGAAGACAGATGAGGCATACAAACTGATGTTGATGATGGAGGAGAAGGGTTGTCATCCGAATGTTGTGACTTATACTGCCATGATAGATGGCTTTGGAAAGGCCGGTAAAATTGATAGAAGCCTTGAACTAGTCCAGGAGATGGTCGGGAAGGGATGTGCTCCTAATTACATCACCTATAGGGTTCTAATAAACCATTGTTGTGGTGCTGACCGTCTCGATGAGGCTTACCAACTTCTGCAGGAGATGAAACAAATACATTGGCCGAGTTACACGGCAAATTATCATAAGGTCGTGGAAGGCTATTCTAAGGAGTTGATACTGAGTCTTCAGTTAGTAGATGAAATTGGTAAAGATGATTCAACACCCCTTGCTCCGGCTTACAAAATTTTGATCGATAGCTTTCAGAAGGCTGGAAGACTGGAAATTGCTTTTGAGCTACTTAAGGAGTTTAAATTATCTCCAATCTCTTCATCTGCTGCCATGAATGTGTATTCTTCTTTAATTGGGAGCCTCTGTTCTTCACATAGAGTTGACAAAGCATTTGAGTTATATGCAGATATGATGGAAAGAGGAGAAATTCCTGAATTGTCTGTGTTTGTTGATCTTATCAAAGGACTTATGAAAGCTGACAGATGGGCTGATGCACTTCTACTCTCAGAAAGCTTGTGTTACATG GACGTTCGATGGTTGTCGAAGGAGTATGCATTAGAAGAAAGCTAG
- the LOC140838506 gene encoding CASP-like protein 2A1, with the protein MDTKASAVSSGSTAVEMGRGAADESGSAAMRTTETLLRILPMALCIASLVIMLKNSHTNEYGTLSYSDFGSFKYLVHASGICAGYSLLSAVAAAMPRPSTMSWAWTFFLLDQLFTYIILAAGAVSAEVVYLAYKGDVDLTWSEACDTYDGFCRKATASVAITFSATLCYVGVSLISSYRLFTKYEAPLAYTQ; encoded by the exons ATGGATACCAAAGCTAGTGCAGTTTCCTCGGGCTCGACTGCGGTGGAAATGGGTCGAGGTGCGGCGGATGAAAGTGGAAGTGCCGCCATGCGCACGACGGAGACGCTGCTGAGGATTCTGCCGATGGCCCTCTGCATAGCATCGCTTGTAATAATGCTCAAGAATTCTCATACTAATGAATATGGCACCTTGTCTTATTCTGATTTTGGATCTTTCAA ATATTTAGTGCATGCGAGTGGGATTTGTGCCGGCTACTCCTTGCTGTCGGCTGTCGCGGCGGCGATGCCCCGCCCTTCCACAATGTCCTGGGCTTGGACCTTCTTTCTCCTCGACCAG CTGTTCACGTACATTATACTAGCAGCCGGAGCCGTATCTGCGGAGGTGGTGTACTTGGCATATAAAGGCGATGTAGACCTAACATGGAGTGAAGCTTGTGACACGTACGATGGTTTCTGCCGGAAGGCCACCGCATCGGTAGCCATCACATTTTCCGCCACGCTTTGTTATGTAGGGGTCTCACTGATTTCCTCCTACAGGCTCTTCACCAAATATGAAGCACCCCTTGCTTATACACAGTAA
- the LOC140838507 gene encoding uncharacterized protein, giving the protein MHRDIMKDEAISSTGDPLLPPRSPPPTPTPAASSAGASSPAVPINAGSTDWFDQGQNSKGGSLSRAGSQRMYTSLSTSAGGSALGSSQPSCRPWERGDLLRRLSTFKPSNWFGKPKAAGSLDCARRGWVNAGVDKIECESCGAILKFVSSATWTPSQAGGAGEEFAKKLDEGHRVTCPWIGNCCADSLVQFPPTPPSALIGGYKDRCDGLLQFTSLPVVAVSAIVRMQASRGPEIDRLMAHSLFSGSESGIKLEILLGADNSREDFFTYTRAQKLISLCGWEPRWLPNVQDCEEHSAQSDRNGYSIGPSKYRGPPRDPGRGKKALCSSSKKDNKINEMTVNKFKGVSRSPLLDCSLCGATIRIWDFRTVSRPACYVPNNIEVPETSKKMILTRGISAASGISGWVAADGTGKEHAEDPDEAETDEGKSLSNIGVDLNLTISAAVSSSQLNMAVMSNQYQDVHIGRDLLISQPSSSEVGDRAASYESRGPSSRKRNLDEGGSTVDIPPLFMQQADSIEGTVIDRDGDEVDDGKQYSAGPSKRSRGSDIIEPRMSSYTKVSSGAGPSQLFGFDLGDYAPKDEFFDLGHNQVIGNPSTRDSTRASSVIAMDTIYHSADNDSMESVENFPGDFDDIHLPSTSTAKNTDPLETSELNYSNQAQQSTCPAVVRSAGEMVVSSTNEEEVVNADTATAQGRDGPSFGISGGSVGMGASHEAEIHGTEASVYRIDSIVADVEPVAEITDAQGQTGEFAPDPGVMGDFVPEEMDREDPHGDSQDLMSRSIGRADSGSKIIGSAKAESVESGEKTSSMRATPHQNSPHPSVSCNAILCSGFELSKEEVTQAAKTTDDGGYVESGYLVASGTGPPNGESNYDEAIEFDPIKHHNYFCPWVNGNVAAAGCGSSSGSSSTAGSLALCGWQLTLDALDAFQAQGNIPVQTVESESAASMYKDDHLAPGRKLLAPQSLSKNRGKK; this is encoded by the exons ATGCACAGGGACATCATGAAGGACGAGGCTATAAGCTCCACCGGTGACCCGCTGTTGCCGCCCAGATCTCCTCCCCCTACTCCGACTCCCGCCGCCAG TTCCGCTGGGGCATCATCTCCTGCTGTTCCAATCAATGCTGGAAGCACAGACTGGTTTGATCAAGGGCAGAATTCGAAAGGGGGATCCCTTTCTCGTGCAGGTTCACAGCGCATGTACACATCTTTGAGCACGAGTGCTGGTGGTTCTGCTCTTGGTTCTTCGCAGCCTTCCTGCAGGCCCTGGGAAAGGGGTGATCTACTAAGGCGCCTGTCGACATTCAAACCTTCTAATTGGTTTGGAAAGCCTAAG GCTGCTGGTTCTCTGGACTGCGCCCGAAGAGGCTGGGTGAATGCAGGAGTTGATAAAATTGAATGCGAATCTTGTGGTGCAATTTTGAAGTTTGTTTCATCAGCAACCTGGACTCCTTCTCAAG CTGGTGGAGCTGGGGAAGAATTTGCCAAGAAACTTGATGAAGGGCATAGAGTTACTTGTCCATGGATAGGAAACTGCTGTGCAGATAGTTTAGTGCAGTTCCCTCCAACTCCACCATCAGCACTTATTGGTGGTTACAAGGACCGTTGTGATGGATTACTCCAGTTTACCTCACTTCCGGTTGTGGCTGTATCTGCGATTGTGCGAATGCAGGCATCAAGGGGCCCTGAAATTGATCGTTTAATGGCTCACTCCCTGTTTTCAGGCAGTGAATCTGGCATTAAGTTGGAGATTTTATTAGGAGCtgacaactccagagaagattttttCACATACACTCGA GCTCAGAAGTTGATAAGCCTGTGTGGATGGGAGCCGAGGTGGCTTCCAAATGTTCAGGATTGTGAAGAACATTCTGCTCAGTCAGATAGAAATGGATACTCAATTGGTCCATCAAAATATCGCGGTCCTCCTCGCGATCCTGGCCGTGGAAAAAAAGCATTATGTTCTTCCTCTAAAAAGGATAACAAAATAAATGAAATGACTGTTAACAAGTTTAAAGGTGTATCAAGATCCCCTTTGTTGGATTGTAGCTTATGTGGTGCAACAATTAGAATCTGGGACTTCCGCACTGTCTCACGCCCTGCTTGTTATGTTCCCAATAATATTGAGGTTCCTGAAACCAGCAAGAAGATGATACTGACGCGTGGAATAAGTGCAGCAAGTGGCATTAGTGGATGGGTTGCTGCAGATGGTACCGGAAAAGAGCATGCAGAGGACCCTGATGAGGCTGAAACTGATGAAGGAAAATCATTGTCAAATATCGGAGTGGATCTGAATCTCACTATATCAGCTGCGGTGTCATCTTCACAGTTGAACATGGCCGTTATGTCTAATCAATACCAAGATGTGCATATAGGCAGAGATTTATTGATCAGTCAGCCCTCTAGCAGTGAGGTTGGAGATCGTGCTGCCTCATATGAATCACGCGGTCCCAGTTCTCGCAAGCGGAACTTAGATGAAGGTGGTAGCACAGTTGACATTCCACCATTATTTATGCAACAGGCAGATAGCATCGAAGGGACTGTCATTGACCGTGATGGTGATGAAGTCGATGATGGTAAACAGTACTCTGCTGGCCCTTCAAAGCGTTCTCGTGGCTCTGATATCATTGAGCCCCGCATGTCATCATACACTAAAGTTTCTTCTGGTGCTGGTCCTAGCCAGTTGTTTGGTTTTGATTTAGGTGATTATGCTCCTAAAGATGAATTTTTTGACCTTGGACACAATCAGGTAATTGGTAATCCATCCACTAGAGATTCAACACGTGCCTCCTCTGTTATTGCTATGGACACTATCTATCACAGTGCAGATAATGATTCTATGGAAAGTGTTGAAAACTTTCCAGGAGACTTTGACGACATACATTTACCTTCTACATCTACGGCCAAGAACACAGATCCCCTTGAGACATCTGAATTGAACTACAGTAATCAAGCACAGCAGAGTACTTGCCCAGCTGTTGTAAGAAGTGCTGGTGAAATGGTTGTTAGCAGCACGAACGAAGAAGAAGTCGTGAATGCAGATACTGCTACTGCACAAGGGAGAGATGGTCCCAGCTTTGGAATTAGTGGAGGAAGTGTTGGAATGGGCGCTAGCCATGAAGCTGAAATTCATGGAACGGAAGCTTCTGTCTACCGAATTGATAGCATTGTTGCTGATGTAGAACCTGTTGCTGAGATAACAGATGCCCAGGGTCAGACAGGGGAATTTGCTCCAGATCCCGGGGTAATGGGTGATTTTGTACCTGAGGAAATGGATCGCGAGGATCCTCATGGTGATAGTCAGGATCTGATGTCTCGATCTATAGGAAGGGCGGATAGTGGCTCCAAAATCATTGGCTCGGCCAAGGCAGAATCTGTTGAGAGTGGTGAAAAGACCAGTAGCATGAGGGCCACTCCCCATCAGAACAGTCCCCATCCTTCTGTTTCTTGCAATGCCATTTTATGCTCTGGGTTTGAATTATCCAAGGAAGAAGTTACCCAGGCTGCCAAAACAACTGATGATGGTGGATATGTTGAATCTGGCTATTTGGTTGCAAGTGGGACGG GGCCTCCCAATGGCGAAAGTAACTATGATGAAGCCATTGAATTCGATCCAATTAAGCATCATAATTACTTCTGTCCTTGGGTGAACGGTAATGTTGCAGCAGCAGGGTGTGGTAGCAGTAGCGGCTCTAGTTCCACCGCTGGTTCTTTAGCGCTTTGTGGTTGGCAGCTGACTTTAGACGCTTTGGATGCTTTCCAAGCACAGGGAAACATTCCGGTCCAAACAGTGGAGTCAGAATCAGCGGCTTCCATGTATAAg GATGACCATCTAGCTCCTGGTCGGAAACTCTTGGCTCCCCAGTCTCTCAGCAAGAACCGTGGCAAAAAATGA